CACATCATACCATCTAGTTTTTAAATTGGGTGATATGGTTTCGAGTTGCCACCAAAAATCTTTTCATTGTTACTCCAATTAAATTCAAAGCTTTTTCTATCTTCGAAAAAATGACATCGGGAATAAGGAAGACTTCTCAACATCCAAAAGAAAATGTATTTAATGTACCCAACTGTATAAATTAATCATCTCCATTCATTGTGATAAATATCTTATATTATACAAACATTCCATATAATCTATAATTCTAATTAAATTTATACACATCTATATTTAAAACTCTAATTTTTTAAGCATATATTATTGAGTAACCTTTACACCTCCATTTTAAAGGAAGCTATAGTTAATATATTAAAACTTACCTTGCAAGTCTAGCCACAAGAAGTGCAAATCTGATACTTTTGCCATTATACCATCTCGATTGAATGGAGAAGGATAAGTGTGTGTAGGAGGGGGGATTTATcacttatcatttatcatttatataGAAAAGACTGCTGCTCTAGTTAAGAAGGAAGCACTAAAGAGTAGACGCAGCTTCAAAAGGTTTGTATCGCACAACAGCCCCGGTTATCAGTATTCAAACTTGCATTTGTTAAATCTTGGCCATCTCCACATGACTTGACTTCAAAAGTTGGCCTGTTTTCGACAGGAATGACTTCAGCGACTTCAAAAGCCGCGTTATCTTTGTAAATTTTCAGGCTCATCAACATTAAGAGCATGTTTGTACAATTAATTGAAGGTCGAACTGACAATCTATTTAATTGTATTCAAAACATTGAGAAATATTGTGTTTAGAAAAAGTTGTAACAAATATTGGGAAATATTAGTTTCAATGTGGTTTATTTTTAATTGGATTGTGATTTAAGTGGAGTGTACATTTTGAAGGGTAAGGGGTCGAagtcaaatcattttttattaaagCTATGAATTAATTAGAGCTTATTGTTGAGGGGTCTCATCTTTAGATATATTCGACATTAATACTTAATGTGTATTTTTAATTGTATTTGTGATTTAAATAGAAGAAATCTGTTAACAGTGGCAGTTCAATGTTTGTATATTTAATTAGATTTGTTATTTATGTTAACCAGACACCATGAAAATAATATCTCAATGTACATATTTATAATTATATCTCTGATTTAAATGGAATAGGCAACTTGATAATGATACCTCAATCAATGTGTTTTTAATTAGACTTGTGACTTAAGTGGAATAGGCAAGAAATATTATATTCAAGGTGTTTATTCTTTTTTAGATTTGTAATTTAAGTAGAATAGACATTTTGAATATAAAAGATATCAAGAAATTATATTTTAAAgtcatttatttttaattaaatttatgattTAACTAAAACAACACCTTGAAAACAATATCTCTATATCCTTATTCTAATTAGATTTGTTGTTCAAATAGAATACACACCTAGAAAATAATATATTGATATTACCCTTTCAACATTTAAAAATACTAACTTCAACATTTATTCTAAACCATATATTGATATTACCCTTTCAACATTGTTGATTCTGATTTAGACGGAGATTTAGACAAACGAAGGTCTACTACTGGTTATGTTTTCACTTTTGTTGGGGCAGCCATTAGTTGGGTTTCTAGATTGCAACAATCAGTTGCTCTTTCTTCAGCTGAGGCTGAATACATGACTCTCTCCGAAGGAGCCAGGGAGTTGATATGGTTGCAGTGTTTGTTACACGAGTTGAGCTATAAACAATCtaattttattgtttttctgtGACAGTAGCAACACCAGTTTTATAGCTGAGCATCATACATCTCAACGTCGTTCTAACCACATTGATATGTGACATCACTATATTCGTCATGTAGTCGAAGAGGGCAAGTTAAGAGTTGCTAAAATTGATACAACCTTGAATCCAACTGATGCTTTGACAAAGGCAATTTAGGACTTTTGTTGGCATTGTACCAATTTGATATTAGAGGAAATGCAAGGGAAGTCTTGATATGAAGCAGTCTTCGTTGGCCTTCAAGTGGGAGTTTGTTAAACAAGTGAAGCCTAACGGTTAGGGCCTTTGGTCTGCCCACAGACGTGGCCTTTGGCTGTCTCACTTCTCTTTCTCTCATCAAATCTTTATTGCTGCATCCTTCAAGTGGGAGTTTGTTAAACAAGTGAAGCCTAACGGTTAGGGCCTTTGGTCTGCCCACAGACGTGGCCTTTGGCTGTCTCACTTTTCTTTCTCTCATCAAATCTTTATTGCTGCATTCGTAGCTATTCTTTTTATTTGTATTGTGTATAAAACACTGATTGAGTAAGATTTTCCCTGCATTGATAGTGGATGTAgccaacattggtgaaccacttctCTTTCTCTCATCAAATCTTTATTGCTGCATTCGTAGCTATTCTGTTTTTTGGTCTTGTGTATAAAACACTGATTGAGTAAGATTTTCCCTGCATTGATAGTGGATGTAgccaacattggtgaaccactgtATATCATTTGTCGTCTCTCATTTTATTGTTTTTCTTTATTCTGTTTTCCGCATATTTCTATTCATCTTTATTTACAGTGAAGACTAATAAATAACTCACACTTTTGGATAACTATAGTTAATTATCTTTTCCACAATACCATTACAATGATCTGATCGATCTTTTATTTATACTAAAATGTGACAATTGAAACTGGCATGCAATGCCTTACACCAAATGATGGCTTATTTATACGACTCTACCAAATGATAGTTTATGCCACCATATATCAGATACTAAATACGGGGTCTATAAGCTCATAGCTGATTATTAggaggttgatgatctgtatatattTAGGGACAGAATACAATACTGTAGTCAGTGGTACCAGAGGGGCAGGTGAAAGTGCTGGAAGAATCGTCCTTGGCATAACTGTAGGCCTGAGGGCACCTGCTTCTTGAATATCATCGAGTAGCTTGAGGGAGAGCACTTGTTGGCATTGGCGCCTCTGCAGCAATACTCGTCAGTTTGAAAGATAGTGCAGGCACTATTGCATCCGCCATCCACCTTCAATTGAGAAGGGCACGCAGCATTCACGTCGGCTTTGCATGCAGGGGAAGTACACTGTCCGTTTGTAGGATTGATGGAGAGAGGAACGTTGAAGCCGTCCACCAGTGAAACGTCGTAGAAGTCCTTTTTGCCATTTCCATTCAGGCTGTACTCAGCCAGCGTGGTCGGAACGCCTCCCGACACTTTGCAGCTCAATTGGCCTTTGCAGTCACCGGTTTTACAGGTTCCTCGGCCGCTCGCATCGAAAGAGCCAGTTCGGCCCCAGAATCTTGCCCCCTTAGTCCCCGCCGGCACATCCACCGTCCATGTCCTACCCTGGTCGAGCTGCTGCCCTCCGCCGGGTAATCCTGCCGCCCAAACCGTGTAACCGCACTGGTTCTTTAACTCAAACTTAACTGCACCCGCCTCTgcaacaaaacacacacacacacattatcattgTGAGCCTCGGATGTATGTAGTATTCAACCTAAAACTCTTATGCTATTAATACAGCTTACCTTGCATATGAAAAGATATGGCCAGTCCAGCGACAAGAAGAAGCACAAGATCTGAAACTGTTGCCATTGTATCGTCTTGATTGAAcgattgaatgaagatggatagattggGTATATGAAGACGGATTATATAGAGAACATCTCTCCGCAAGTTACAGCTCCAGAAACCGTGTATCTTACGAGCCGCGTCAGCATTGAACTTTTTTCCTTGAAAGTGTGTAGATTTTACTGTTTGAATTGTTCATTCTTCAAGATCATATTTAGTGTGTAAGAAGTCAATGTTTTTCATGATTCATTATTAGAATGTAGGAAGTCATGGACATTTTGGATTATTTCTATGATCATCTTCATAATCATAGGTTATAAATCCTGCCTTTCTACATCTTAATGATAGATCTTTTAAATTCTTAAATGTTGATGAAAAATATAATACATAATTTATAAactctaaaagaaaaattaaatgtcTTTTAAGTTTTCAACCTTACAATTATTTTGATCATCTCTCTACATGACTTGACTTCAGATGAGAAGCTGATCCATTCATGTGCCAGC
This genomic stretch from Cryptomeria japonica chromosome 8, Sugi_1.0, whole genome shotgun sequence harbors:
- the LOC131056007 gene encoding pathogenesis-related thaumatin-like protein 3.7; protein product: MATVSDLVLLLVAGLAISFHMQEAGAVKFELKNQCGYTVWAAGLPGGGQQLDQGRTWTVDVPAGTKGARFWGRTGSFDASGRGTCKTGDCKGQLSCKVSGGVPTTLAEYSLNGNGKKDFYDVSLVDGFNVPLSINPTNGQCTSPACKADVNAACPSQLKVDGGCNSACTIFQTDEYCCRGANANKCSPSSYSMIFKKQVPSGLQLCQGRFFQHFHLPLWYH